From Lagenorhynchus albirostris chromosome 15, mLagAlb1.1, whole genome shotgun sequence, one genomic window encodes:
- the E4F1 gene encoding transcription factor E4F1 isoform X10: MEGAMAVRVTAAHTAEARAEAGQEAGEGGVAAAAAAALAPGGFLGLPAPFSEEDEDDVHRCGRCQAEFTALEDFVQHKLQKVEPAAAGSEEPITVAHIVVEAATLTADISHTPDIVGGGHIKEVIVASEAEPGDSGMAEAQGSPNCQGPGLSGEGEQAQVKLLVNKDGRYVCMLCHKTFKTGSILKAHMVTHSSRKDHECKLCGASFRTKGSLIRHHRRHTDERPYKCAKCGKSFRESGALTRHLKSLTPCTEKIRFSMSKDVVVGKEDTPTGPGASTVGTVTSSAMTGGPMETSPVIHLVTDAKGTVIHEVHVQMQELPLGMKALTPEPPGPEELPCSSEGSRENLLHQAMQNSGIVLERVPGEEGALEPAPPTVSSPQPLGDGPPELPLLEVEQVETVGACAASVPLLGGWTLGTKSPCYPGRHQPPCCACSLRWKVASLSAVTLSPDLFIAFLGPIMEPPRVRVPRSGLHGAAWAQPAMGTRGVLWSPSRWPVRPQLCPGPTRALSAVRPSQRRPPWRPTKEATQGRGHSHARSVARPSPRPTCSRSTRRCTCTSAVSAVGTAGSSTRPSPTSAATGVSIQMRGPTPVPSVASATRPRWAPDPPSVGSLLPKPDLSLVPCPQTSLLTPHLTACSVLTGALRGGWESQGQAGPDGGSPQNAQQVHFRTHLEEKPHVCPFCSRGFREKGSLVRHVRHHTGEKPFKCYKCGRGFAEHGTLNRHLRTKGGCLLEVEELLVSEESPAAAAAVLADDPHTVLVEFSSVVADTQEYIIEATADDAETSEATEIIEGTQTEVDSHIMKVVQQIVHQASAGHQIIVQNVTMDQEAGLGTEAAAADTITIATPESLTEQVAMTLASAISEGTVLTARSGTNGAEQATVTMVSSEDIEILEHAGELVIASPEGQLEVQTVIV, encoded by the exons ATGGAGGGCGCGATGGCAGTGCGGGTAACAGCCGCGCATACGGCAGAAGCCCGGGCCGAAGCCGGGCAGGAAGCGGGCGAGGGCGGGgtcgcggcggcggcggcggcggccttGGCCCCCGGTGGCTTCCTTGGCCTCCCGGCGCCCTTTAGCGAGGAAG ATGAGGATGACGTGCACCGATGTGGCCGCTGCCAGGCGGAGTTCACCGCCTTGGAGGACTTTGTTCAGCACAAGCTCCAGAAG GTGGAGCCAGCAGCAGCAGGCTCAGAGGAGCCCATCACCGTGGCCCACATCGTGGTGGAGGCAGCCACTCTTACGGCAGACATCAGCCACACTCCTGACATTGTCG GTGGTGGACACATCAAAGAGGTCATCGTGGCCTCTGAGGCGGAGCCGGGGGACAGCGGGATGGCAGAGGCCCAGGGCAGCCCCAACTGTCAGGGGCCTGGGCTCTCTGGGGAGGGTGAGCAGGCCCAGGTCAAGCTGCTGGTGAACAAGGACGGCCGCTACGTGTGCATGCTGTGCCACAAGACCTTCAAGACG gGCAGCATCCTTAAGGCCCACATGGTCACCCACAGTAGCCGAAAGGACCACGAGTGCAAACTGTGTGGGGCCTCCTTTCGCACCAAAGGCTCACTCATCCGGCACCACCGGCGGCACACAG ATGAGCGTCCCTATAAGTGTGCCAAGTGTGGAAAGAGCTTCCGCGAGTCGGGTGCGCTGACCCGGCACCTCAAGTCTCTCACCCCGTGCACAGAAAAAATCCGCTTCAGCATGAGCAAAGATGTGGTTGTTGGCAAAGAGGACACTCCCACAG GGCCTGGTGCCTCCACTGTGGGGACTGTTACATCATCGGCAATGACAGGTGGGCCCATGGAAACTTCACCTGTGATTCACCTGGTGACAGATGCCAAGGGCACTGTCATCCACGAAGTCCACGTCCAGATGCAAGAGCTTCCCCTGGGCATGAAAGCCCTCACCCCAGAG CCCCCCGGCCCTGAGGAGCTTCCCTGTTCCAGCGAGGGCAGCCGTGAGAACCTGCTGCACCAGGCCATGCAGAACTCCGGCATTGTCCTTGAGCGGgtccctggggaggagggagccctggagccagcccctcccactgtgtccagtccccagcccctgggagaTGGTCCCCCAGAACTGCCGCTGCTGGAGGTGGAACAGGTGGAGACAGTAGGTGCCTGCGCTGCCAGCGTGCCCCTTCTGGGGGGCTGGACCTTGGGTACAAAGTCACCATGCTATCCTGGCCGCCACCAGCCTCCTTGCTGTGCTTGCTCCCTGAGGTGGAAAGTTGCATCACTGTCTGCAGTGACTTTGTCCCCTGATCTGTTTATCGCCTTCCTTGGGCCCATTATGGAGCCTCCCAGGGTCAGGGTGCCTCGGTCTGGCCTCCACGGTGCTGCTTGGGCCCAGCCCGCAATGGGTACTAGAGGTGTGCTGTGGTCCCCCAGCAGGTGGCCAGTGAGGCCTCAGCTGTGCCCAGGACCCACCCGTGCCCTCAGTGCAGTGAGACCTTCCCAACGGCGGCCACCCTGGAGGCCCACAAAAGAGGCCACGCAG GGCCGAGGCCATTCACATGCCCGCAGTGTGGCAAGGCCTTCCCCAAGGCCTACCTGCTCAAGAAGCACCAGGAGGTGCACGTGCACGAGCGCCGTTTCCGCTGTGGGGACTGCGGGAAGCTCTACAAGACCATCGCCCACGTCCGCGGCCACCGGCGTGTCCATTCAGATGAGAGGCCCTACCCCTGTCCCGAGTGTGGCAAGTGCTACAAGACCAAGGTGGGCCCCTGATCCCCCATCTGTGGGCTCCCTGCTCCCTAAGCCAGATTTGTCCCTTGTTCCGTGCCCCCAgacctccctcctcacccctcacctGACAGCCTGCTCAGTCCTAACCGGGGCCCTCAGAGGGGGCTGGGAGAGCCAAGGCCAGGCTGGCCCTGATGGTGGGTCTCCACAGAATGCCCAGCAGGTGCACTTCCGGACACACCTGGAGGAGAAGCCGCACGTGTGCCCGTTCTGCAGCCGAGGCTTCCGGGAGAAGGGCTCGCTGGTGCGGCACGTGCGGCACCACACGGGCGAGAAGCCCTTCAAGTGCTACAAGTGTGGCCGCGGCTTTGCCGAGCATGGCACACTCAACCGGCACCTGCGCACCAAAG GGGGCTGCCTGCTGGAGGTAGAGGAGTTGCTGGTGTCCGAGGAGAGCCCTGCAGCAGCCGCCGCCGTCCTCGCCGACGACCCGCACACCGTGTTGGTCGAGTTCTCATCCGTGGTAGCCGACACCCAGGAGTACATCATCGAG GCCACTGCGGATGATGCAGAGACCAGCGAAGCCACGGAGATCATCGAGGGCACCCAGACagag GTGGACAGTCACATCATGAAGGTAGTGCAGCAGATCGTGCACCAGGCCAGCGCCGGGCACCAGATCATCGTGCAGAATGTGACCATGgaccaggaggcagggctgggcacagaggCAGCTGCTGCTGACACCATCACTATCGCCACCCCCGAGAGCCTGACGGAGCAGGTGGCCATGACGCTGGCCTCGGCCATCAGCGAGGGCACTGTGCTCACAGCCCGCTCGGGTACAAATGGCGCCGAGCAAGCCACTGTGACCATGGTTTCATCAGAGGACATTGAGATCCTGGAGCATGCGGGAGAGCTGGTCATCGCCTCGCCGGAGGGCCAGCTTGAGGTGCAGACAGTCATCGTCTAA
- the E4F1 gene encoding transcription factor E4F1 isoform X1 codes for MEGAMAVRVTAAHTAEARAEAGQEAGEGGVAAAAAAALAPGGFLGLPAPFSEEDEDDVHRCGRCQAEFTALEDFVQHKLQKVCQRVPQEALPATNATALLGQEVASPYCHCTRACPPPCPSADSRMRRWRHVETDLCHRGGQRAGIRLWVGDSRRCSGLSRMAWDVGPLSSLWLKPAQLGPGVPPFLKPEGLPWLRDIMVAFVLLSPVLYIWFLGIPQLCHKNGQLCCTRCVLGLYTHSLLRPMAPLWALLSSSSYGSGKGDSKRSQVEPAAAGSEEPITVAHIVVEAATLTADISHTPDIVGGGHIKEVIVASEAEPGDSGMAEAQGSPNCQGPGLSGEGEQAQVKLLVNKDGRYVCMLCHKTFKTGSILKAHMVTHSSRKDHECKLCGASFRTKGSLIRHHRRHTDERPYKCAKCGKSFRESGALTRHLKSLTPCTEKIRFSMSKDVVVGKEDTPTGPGASTVGTVTSSAMTGGPMETSPVIHLVTDAKGTVIHEVHVQMQELPLGMKALTPEPPGPEELPCSSEGSRENLLHQAMQNSGIVLERVPGEEGALEPAPPTVSSPQPLGDGPPELPLLEVEQVETVGACAASVPLLGGWTLGTKSPCYPGRHQPPCCACSLRWKVASLSAVTLSPDLFIAFLGPIMEPPRVRVPRSGLHGAAWAQPAMGTRGVLWSPSRWPVRPQLCPGPTRALSAVRPSQRRPPWRPTKEATQGRGHSHARSVARPSPRPTCSRSTRRCTCTSAVSAVGTAGSSTRPSPTSAATGVSIQMRGPTPVPSVASATRPRWAPDPPSVGSLLPKPDLSLVPCPQTSLLTPHLTACSVLTGALRGGWESQGQAGPDGGSPQNAQQVHFRTHLEEKPHVCPFCSRGFREKGSLVRHVRHHTGEKPFKCYKCGRGFAEHGTLNRHLRTKGGCLLEVEELLVSEESPAAAAAVLADDPHTVLVEFSSVVADTQEYIIEATADDAETSEATEIIEGTQTEVDSHIMKVVQQIVHQASAGHQIIVQNVTMDQEAGLGTEAAAADTITIATPESLTEQVAMTLASAISEGTVLTARSGTNGAEQATVTMVSSEDIEILEHAGELVIASPEGQLEVQTVIV; via the exons ATGGAGGGCGCGATGGCAGTGCGGGTAACAGCCGCGCATACGGCAGAAGCCCGGGCCGAAGCCGGGCAGGAAGCGGGCGAGGGCGGGgtcgcggcggcggcggcggcggccttGGCCCCCGGTGGCTTCCTTGGCCTCCCGGCGCCCTTTAGCGAGGAAG ATGAGGATGACGTGCACCGATGTGGCCGCTGCCAGGCGGAGTTCACCGCCTTGGAGGACTTTGTTCAGCACAAGCTCCAGAAGGTCTGCCAGCGGGTGCCCCAGGAGGCCCTGCCTGCCACCAATGCTACTGCGCTGCTGGGTCAGGAGGTAGCATCCCCCTACTGCCATTGCACACGTGCGTGCCCTCCACCCTGCCCCTCGGCGGACAGCAGGATGAGGAGGTGGAGGCATGTCGAGACGGACCTGTGCCACcggggtgggcagagggcaggcATCCGGCTGTGGGTGGGTGACTCCCGGCGGTGCTCTGGGCTTTCCCGGATGGCCTGGGATGTGGGCCCTCTCAGCAGCCTCTGGTTGAAGCCTGCACAGTTGGGGCCTGGGGTCCCTCCTTTTTTGAAGCCTGAGGGCCTGCCCTGGCTTAGGGATATCATGGTGGCTTTTGTCCTTTTGTCTCCTGTCCTGTACATATGGTTCCTGGGGATCCCACAGCTCTGTCATAAAAATGGCCAACTTTGTTGCACTCGGTGTGTACTCGGGCTGTATACGCACAGTCTACTGAGGCCCATGGCACCCCTGTGGGCGCTCTTGTCATCCTCATCCTATGGAAGTGGGAAAGGAGACTCCAAGAGAAGTCAG GTGGAGCCAGCAGCAGCAGGCTCAGAGGAGCCCATCACCGTGGCCCACATCGTGGTGGAGGCAGCCACTCTTACGGCAGACATCAGCCACACTCCTGACATTGTCG GTGGTGGACACATCAAAGAGGTCATCGTGGCCTCTGAGGCGGAGCCGGGGGACAGCGGGATGGCAGAGGCCCAGGGCAGCCCCAACTGTCAGGGGCCTGGGCTCTCTGGGGAGGGTGAGCAGGCCCAGGTCAAGCTGCTGGTGAACAAGGACGGCCGCTACGTGTGCATGCTGTGCCACAAGACCTTCAAGACG gGCAGCATCCTTAAGGCCCACATGGTCACCCACAGTAGCCGAAAGGACCACGAGTGCAAACTGTGTGGGGCCTCCTTTCGCACCAAAGGCTCACTCATCCGGCACCACCGGCGGCACACAG ATGAGCGTCCCTATAAGTGTGCCAAGTGTGGAAAGAGCTTCCGCGAGTCGGGTGCGCTGACCCGGCACCTCAAGTCTCTCACCCCGTGCACAGAAAAAATCCGCTTCAGCATGAGCAAAGATGTGGTTGTTGGCAAAGAGGACACTCCCACAG GGCCTGGTGCCTCCACTGTGGGGACTGTTACATCATCGGCAATGACAGGTGGGCCCATGGAAACTTCACCTGTGATTCACCTGGTGACAGATGCCAAGGGCACTGTCATCCACGAAGTCCACGTCCAGATGCAAGAGCTTCCCCTGGGCATGAAAGCCCTCACCCCAGAG CCCCCCGGCCCTGAGGAGCTTCCCTGTTCCAGCGAGGGCAGCCGTGAGAACCTGCTGCACCAGGCCATGCAGAACTCCGGCATTGTCCTTGAGCGGgtccctggggaggagggagccctggagccagcccctcccactgtgtccagtccccagcccctgggagaTGGTCCCCCAGAACTGCCGCTGCTGGAGGTGGAACAGGTGGAGACAGTAGGTGCCTGCGCTGCCAGCGTGCCCCTTCTGGGGGGCTGGACCTTGGGTACAAAGTCACCATGCTATCCTGGCCGCCACCAGCCTCCTTGCTGTGCTTGCTCCCTGAGGTGGAAAGTTGCATCACTGTCTGCAGTGACTTTGTCCCCTGATCTGTTTATCGCCTTCCTTGGGCCCATTATGGAGCCTCCCAGGGTCAGGGTGCCTCGGTCTGGCCTCCACGGTGCTGCTTGGGCCCAGCCCGCAATGGGTACTAGAGGTGTGCTGTGGTCCCCCAGCAGGTGGCCAGTGAGGCCTCAGCTGTGCCCAGGACCCACCCGTGCCCTCAGTGCAGTGAGACCTTCCCAACGGCGGCCACCCTGGAGGCCCACAAAAGAGGCCACGCAG GGCCGAGGCCATTCACATGCCCGCAGTGTGGCAAGGCCTTCCCCAAGGCCTACCTGCTCAAGAAGCACCAGGAGGTGCACGTGCACGAGCGCCGTTTCCGCTGTGGGGACTGCGGGAAGCTCTACAAGACCATCGCCCACGTCCGCGGCCACCGGCGTGTCCATTCAGATGAGAGGCCCTACCCCTGTCCCGAGTGTGGCAAGTGCTACAAGACCAAGGTGGGCCCCTGATCCCCCATCTGTGGGCTCCCTGCTCCCTAAGCCAGATTTGTCCCTTGTTCCGTGCCCCCAgacctccctcctcacccctcacctGACAGCCTGCTCAGTCCTAACCGGGGCCCTCAGAGGGGGCTGGGAGAGCCAAGGCCAGGCTGGCCCTGATGGTGGGTCTCCACAGAATGCCCAGCAGGTGCACTTCCGGACACACCTGGAGGAGAAGCCGCACGTGTGCCCGTTCTGCAGCCGAGGCTTCCGGGAGAAGGGCTCGCTGGTGCGGCACGTGCGGCACCACACGGGCGAGAAGCCCTTCAAGTGCTACAAGTGTGGCCGCGGCTTTGCCGAGCATGGCACACTCAACCGGCACCTGCGCACCAAAG GGGGCTGCCTGCTGGAGGTAGAGGAGTTGCTGGTGTCCGAGGAGAGCCCTGCAGCAGCCGCCGCCGTCCTCGCCGACGACCCGCACACCGTGTTGGTCGAGTTCTCATCCGTGGTAGCCGACACCCAGGAGTACATCATCGAG GCCACTGCGGATGATGCAGAGACCAGCGAAGCCACGGAGATCATCGAGGGCACCCAGACagag GTGGACAGTCACATCATGAAGGTAGTGCAGCAGATCGTGCACCAGGCCAGCGCCGGGCACCAGATCATCGTGCAGAATGTGACCATGgaccaggaggcagggctgggcacagaggCAGCTGCTGCTGACACCATCACTATCGCCACCCCCGAGAGCCTGACGGAGCAGGTGGCCATGACGCTGGCCTCGGCCATCAGCGAGGGCACTGTGCTCACAGCCCGCTCGGGTACAAATGGCGCCGAGCAAGCCACTGTGACCATGGTTTCATCAGAGGACATTGAGATCCTGGAGCATGCGGGAGAGCTGGTCATCGCCTCGCCGGAGGGCCAGCTTGAGGTGCAGACAGTCATCGTCTAA
- the E4F1 gene encoding transcription factor E4F1 isoform X6 has product MEGAMAVRVTAAHTAEARAEAGQEAGEGGVAAAAAAALAPGGFLGLPAPFSEEDEDDVHRCGRCQAEFTALEDFVQHKLQKVCQRVPQEALPATNATALLGQEVASPYCHCTRACPPPCPSADSRMRRWRHVETDLCHRGGQRAGIRLWVGDSRRCSGLSRMAWDVGPLSSLWLKPAQLGPGVPPFLKPEGLPWLRDIMVAFVLLSPVLYIWFLGIPQLCHKNGQLCCTRCVLGLYTHSLLRPMAPLWALLSSSSYGSGKGDSKRSQVEPAAAGSEEPITVAHIVVEAATLTADISHTPDIVGGGHIKEVIVASEAEPGDSGMAEAQGSPNCQGPGLSGEGEQAQVKLLVNKDGRYVCMLCHKTFKTGSILKAHMVTHSSRKDHECKLCGASFRTKGSLIRHHRRHTDERPYKCAKCGKSFRESGALTRHLKSLTPCTEKIRFSMSKDVVVGKEDTPTGPGASTVGTVTSSAMTGGPMETSPVIHLVTDAKGTVIHEVHVQMQELPLGMKALTPEPPGPEELPCSSEGSRENLLHQAMQNSGIVLERVPGEEGALEPAPPTVSSPQPLGDGPPELPLLEVEQVETQVASEASAVPRTHPCPQCSETFPTAATLEAHKRGHAGPRPFTCPQCGKAFPKAYLLKKHQEVHVHERRFRCGDCGKLYKTIAHVRGHRRVHSDERPYPCPECGKCYKTKNAQQVHFRTHLEEKPHVCPFCSRGFREKGSLVRHVRHHTGEKPFKCYKCGRGFAEHGTLNRHLRTKGGCLLEVEELLVSEESPAAAAAVLADDPHTVLVEFSSVVADTQEYIIEATADDAETSEATEIIEGTQTEVDSHIMKVVQQIVHQASAGHQIIVQNVTMDQEAGLGTEAAAADTITIATPESLTEQVAMTLASAISEGTVLTARSGTNGAEQATVTMVSSEDIEILEHAGELVIASPEGQLEVQTVIV; this is encoded by the exons ATGGAGGGCGCGATGGCAGTGCGGGTAACAGCCGCGCATACGGCAGAAGCCCGGGCCGAAGCCGGGCAGGAAGCGGGCGAGGGCGGGgtcgcggcggcggcggcggcggccttGGCCCCCGGTGGCTTCCTTGGCCTCCCGGCGCCCTTTAGCGAGGAAG ATGAGGATGACGTGCACCGATGTGGCCGCTGCCAGGCGGAGTTCACCGCCTTGGAGGACTTTGTTCAGCACAAGCTCCAGAAGGTCTGCCAGCGGGTGCCCCAGGAGGCCCTGCCTGCCACCAATGCTACTGCGCTGCTGGGTCAGGAGGTAGCATCCCCCTACTGCCATTGCACACGTGCGTGCCCTCCACCCTGCCCCTCGGCGGACAGCAGGATGAGGAGGTGGAGGCATGTCGAGACGGACCTGTGCCACcggggtgggcagagggcaggcATCCGGCTGTGGGTGGGTGACTCCCGGCGGTGCTCTGGGCTTTCCCGGATGGCCTGGGATGTGGGCCCTCTCAGCAGCCTCTGGTTGAAGCCTGCACAGTTGGGGCCTGGGGTCCCTCCTTTTTTGAAGCCTGAGGGCCTGCCCTGGCTTAGGGATATCATGGTGGCTTTTGTCCTTTTGTCTCCTGTCCTGTACATATGGTTCCTGGGGATCCCACAGCTCTGTCATAAAAATGGCCAACTTTGTTGCACTCGGTGTGTACTCGGGCTGTATACGCACAGTCTACTGAGGCCCATGGCACCCCTGTGGGCGCTCTTGTCATCCTCATCCTATGGAAGTGGGAAAGGAGACTCCAAGAGAAGTCAG GTGGAGCCAGCAGCAGCAGGCTCAGAGGAGCCCATCACCGTGGCCCACATCGTGGTGGAGGCAGCCACTCTTACGGCAGACATCAGCCACACTCCTGACATTGTCG GTGGTGGACACATCAAAGAGGTCATCGTGGCCTCTGAGGCGGAGCCGGGGGACAGCGGGATGGCAGAGGCCCAGGGCAGCCCCAACTGTCAGGGGCCTGGGCTCTCTGGGGAGGGTGAGCAGGCCCAGGTCAAGCTGCTGGTGAACAAGGACGGCCGCTACGTGTGCATGCTGTGCCACAAGACCTTCAAGACG gGCAGCATCCTTAAGGCCCACATGGTCACCCACAGTAGCCGAAAGGACCACGAGTGCAAACTGTGTGGGGCCTCCTTTCGCACCAAAGGCTCACTCATCCGGCACCACCGGCGGCACACAG ATGAGCGTCCCTATAAGTGTGCCAAGTGTGGAAAGAGCTTCCGCGAGTCGGGTGCGCTGACCCGGCACCTCAAGTCTCTCACCCCGTGCACAGAAAAAATCCGCTTCAGCATGAGCAAAGATGTGGTTGTTGGCAAAGAGGACACTCCCACAG GGCCTGGTGCCTCCACTGTGGGGACTGTTACATCATCGGCAATGACAGGTGGGCCCATGGAAACTTCACCTGTGATTCACCTGGTGACAGATGCCAAGGGCACTGTCATCCACGAAGTCCACGTCCAGATGCAAGAGCTTCCCCTGGGCATGAAAGCCCTCACCCCAGAG CCCCCCGGCCCTGAGGAGCTTCCCTGTTCCAGCGAGGGCAGCCGTGAGAACCTGCTGCACCAGGCCATGCAGAACTCCGGCATTGTCCTTGAGCGGgtccctggggaggagggagccctggagccagcccctcccactgtgtccagtccccagcccctgggagaTGGTCCCCCAGAACTGCCGCTGCTGGAGGTGGAACAGGTGGAGACA CAGGTGGCCAGTGAGGCCTCAGCTGTGCCCAGGACCCACCCGTGCCCTCAGTGCAGTGAGACCTTCCCAACGGCGGCCACCCTGGAGGCCCACAAAAGAGGCCACGCAG GGCCGAGGCCATTCACATGCCCGCAGTGTGGCAAGGCCTTCCCCAAGGCCTACCTGCTCAAGAAGCACCAGGAGGTGCACGTGCACGAGCGCCGTTTCCGCTGTGGGGACTGCGGGAAGCTCTACAAGACCATCGCCCACGTCCGCGGCCACCGGCGTGTCCATTCAGATGAGAGGCCCTACCCCTGTCCCGAGTGTGGCAAGTGCTACAAGACCAAG AATGCCCAGCAGGTGCACTTCCGGACACACCTGGAGGAGAAGCCGCACGTGTGCCCGTTCTGCAGCCGAGGCTTCCGGGAGAAGGGCTCGCTGGTGCGGCACGTGCGGCACCACACGGGCGAGAAGCCCTTCAAGTGCTACAAGTGTGGCCGCGGCTTTGCCGAGCATGGCACACTCAACCGGCACCTGCGCACCAAAG GGGGCTGCCTGCTGGAGGTAGAGGAGTTGCTGGTGTCCGAGGAGAGCCCTGCAGCAGCCGCCGCCGTCCTCGCCGACGACCCGCACACCGTGTTGGTCGAGTTCTCATCCGTGGTAGCCGACACCCAGGAGTACATCATCGAG GCCACTGCGGATGATGCAGAGACCAGCGAAGCCACGGAGATCATCGAGGGCACCCAGACagag GTGGACAGTCACATCATGAAGGTAGTGCAGCAGATCGTGCACCAGGCCAGCGCCGGGCACCAGATCATCGTGCAGAATGTGACCATGgaccaggaggcagggctgggcacagaggCAGCTGCTGCTGACACCATCACTATCGCCACCCCCGAGAGCCTGACGGAGCAGGTGGCCATGACGCTGGCCTCGGCCATCAGCGAGGGCACTGTGCTCACAGCCCGCTCGGGTACAAATGGCGCCGAGCAAGCCACTGTGACCATGGTTTCATCAGAGGACATTGAGATCCTGGAGCATGCGGGAGAGCTGGTCATCGCCTCGCCGGAGGGCCAGCTTGAGGTGCAGACAGTCATCGTCTAA